A genomic stretch from Mycobacterium malmoense includes:
- a CDS encoding MinD/ParA family ATP-binding protein: MNEREFLRDRLQPGQPGPPAARPAGPHPASPASPPVAQRPAPPYPPAPAPPHPPRPPRWSPPWQAAPLAPAVAPALPDRGWRRVLRLATFGLVTLGPSAAQRQEAQFEAAVRTVLHGNYKVGVLGKGGVGKTSVAASVGSLFAELRQQDHVVAIDADTAFGRLGSRIDPRSSGSFWELTSDKNLRSFTDVVGRLGRNSAGLHVLGGEPASGPRRVLDPAIYREAALRLDRHFTISVIDCGSTMDSPVTQEVLRDLDALIVVSSPWADGASAAARTMEWLSDQGLTGLLHNTIVVLNDSDGHADKRTRELLAREFVDHGRPVVEVPFDPHLRPGGVIDVNGEMGPATRRKFLQVTATVVGYFAARPDRARNRRPGGEDG, translated from the coding sequence ATGAACGAGCGCGAATTCTTGCGGGACCGGCTGCAGCCCGGCCAACCAGGTCCCCCCGCCGCACGCCCGGCCGGTCCCCACCCCGCGTCCCCGGCCTCTCCCCCGGTTGCGCAGAGACCGGCCCCGCCGTACCCGCCGGCACCCGCACCGCCGCATCCACCGAGACCCCCGCGGTGGTCGCCGCCGTGGCAGGCAGCTCCCCTGGCGCCCGCCGTCGCGCCGGCACTTCCCGACCGCGGTTGGCGACGCGTCCTGCGGCTGGCCACCTTTGGTCTCGTCACGCTGGGTCCGTCGGCCGCGCAGCGTCAGGAGGCTCAATTCGAAGCGGCCGTCCGGACCGTCCTGCATGGCAATTACAAGGTCGGCGTGCTGGGCAAGGGCGGGGTGGGAAAAACGTCGGTGGCCGCCAGCGTCGGATCGCTTTTCGCCGAACTGCGTCAGCAAGACCACGTCGTGGCGATCGACGCCGATACCGCGTTCGGCCGGCTGGGCAGCCGGATCGACCCGCGGTCGAGCGGCTCGTTCTGGGAACTGACCTCCGACAAGAACCTGCGGTCCTTCACCGATGTGGTCGGGCGGCTGGGCCGCAATTCCGCCGGCTTGCACGTGCTCGGCGGCGAACCGGCGTCCGGGCCGCGCCGGGTCCTCGATCCCGCGATCTACCGGGAGGCCGCGTTGCGGCTGGATCGCCATTTCACGATCTCGGTCATCGACTGCGGCTCGACGATGGACTCACCGGTCACCCAGGAGGTCCTGCGCGATCTCGATGCGCTCATCGTGGTGTCCTCGCCGTGGGCGGATGGCGCCTCGGCCGCCGCCAGGACCATGGAATGGCTGTCCGATCAAGGCCTGACCGGCCTGCTGCACAACACCATCGTGGTGCTCAACGACTCCGACGGCCACGCCGACAAACGCACCCGCGAGCTGCTGGCACGCGAGTTCGTCGATCACGGGCGGCCCGTCGTCGAGGTGCCCTTCGATCCCCACCTACGGCCCGGCGGTGTCATCGACGTGAACGGCGAAATGGGCCCGGCGACACGCCGGAAATTTCTCCAGGTCACGGCGACCGTCGTGGGGTATTTCGCGGCGCGGCCGGACCGTGCGCGGAACCGGCGGCCCGGAGGCGAAGACGGCTAG
- a CDS encoding SRPBCC family protein, which yields MRYVRSEIVHAPAARVWELLVDVERWPSWTESMREIERLDGGPLVVGSRSRVTQPKGRPMVWTVTQLEPLREFTWVAEAPGLSFEAVHRIGDNGDHVATTLEFIATGPLAWLAAPLAGSRIRSFLAMESAGLKRAAEQA from the coding sequence ATGCGATACGTACGTTCCGAAATCGTGCACGCGCCCGCCGCGCGGGTGTGGGAGTTGCTGGTCGACGTCGAGCGCTGGCCGTCCTGGACCGAGTCGATGCGGGAGATAGAGCGCCTGGACGGTGGCCCGTTGGTGGTGGGTAGCCGCTCCAGGGTGACTCAGCCCAAGGGGCGGCCGATGGTATGGACGGTCACGCAACTCGAGCCGCTGCGCGAATTCACCTGGGTGGCCGAGGCGCCGGGGCTGTCGTTCGAGGCGGTGCACCGCATCGGCGACAACGGCGACCACGTCGCCACCACGCTGGAGTTCATCGCGACCGGCCCGTTGGCGTGGCTGGCGGCGCCGCTGGCGGGGTCCCGGATCCGCTCCTTCCTCGCGATGGAGAGCGCGGGCTTGAAGCGGGCCGCCGAGCAGGCCTAG
- the sigI gene encoding RNA polymerase sigma factor SigI: MNQLPSPSDQVTEAWRRHRPYLVNLAYQMMGDVGDAEDIAQEAFLRLSRAFSSAGADEIDDVRGWLTVVATRLCLDQLRSARARYERPDGRDLEDQRPASRRPDPAERITLDDEVRTALLEVLRRLSPGERVAFVLHDVFGVPFGAIADTVGRPVGTCRQLARRARTKFLAAQPKLSEVTPAEHQLVTEKFITACANGDIAGLTAVLDPAVWGVGTILADPAPPPQVNHGPHAVATNLLRYLGPEVTLVSGPAGLGAPAVLAFADRRLFAAIVLTVRGGLVTKIEAVADPSARAGATWRA; the protein is encoded by the coding sequence ATGAACCAGTTGCCGTCACCCAGCGACCAGGTCACGGAGGCCTGGCGCCGGCACCGCCCGTATCTGGTCAACCTCGCCTATCAGATGATGGGCGATGTTGGCGATGCGGAAGACATTGCGCAGGAAGCGTTTCTGCGTCTGTCGCGCGCCTTCTCAAGTGCCGGCGCCGACGAGATCGACGATGTCCGCGGCTGGCTGACGGTGGTGGCAACCCGCCTCTGCCTCGATCAGCTGCGTTCGGCCCGCGCCCGCTACGAACGCCCGGACGGCCGGGACCTTGAGGACCAGCGACCCGCGTCGCGCCGCCCGGACCCGGCCGAGCGGATCACCCTCGACGACGAGGTCCGTACCGCGCTACTGGAGGTTCTGCGCAGGCTCAGCCCCGGTGAACGGGTCGCGTTCGTGCTGCACGACGTGTTCGGGGTCCCGTTCGGCGCGATCGCCGACACCGTGGGCCGCCCCGTCGGCACCTGCCGTCAGCTGGCGCGGCGTGCGCGGACCAAATTCCTTGCGGCGCAACCGAAATTAAGCGAAGTGACCCCGGCCGAGCACCAGCTCGTCACCGAGAAATTCATTACCGCATGTGCCAACGGCGACATCGCCGGGCTGACCGCCGTCCTGGATCCGGCGGTTTGGGGCGTGGGCACGATCCTCGCCGACCCGGCGCCGCCGCCGCAGGTCAACCATGGCCCCCACGCGGTGGCCACCAACCTGCTGCGCTATCTGGGGCCGGAAGTGACACTGGTCAGCGGTCCCGCCGGGCTGGGGGCACCGGCGGTGTTGGCCTTTGCCGACCGCCGGCTTTTCGCCGCCATCGTGCTGACGGTCCGCGGTGGCCTGGTGACCAAAATCGAGGCCGTCGCCGACCCGTCGGCGCGGGCGGGGGCCACCTGGCGGGCGTAG
- a CDS encoding NAD(P)H-binding protein — MTIVVTGATGNVGRPLVHELVAAGARVRAVTRTPTTAGFPSHVEAVGSVADALPGASAVFLNSRALGEQLPGVVTRCVSAGVTKLVALSAINADDDFSRQPSRFRGDRNKEVERLAVESGLAWVSLRPTVFATNFAGMWSAQIHSGDVVSGPYAAASSAPIVESDISAVAARALLTDELVGQRIPLTGPQAFTNSELVGVIGAVLGRPLQYREVPEDLVRQRFIGLGFSAGFADAYTAMLAETLDKPALVTHDVEKILGRPAIPFAQWVSQHRDLFARI; from the coding sequence ATGACGATCGTCGTAACGGGGGCAACCGGCAACGTCGGGCGCCCGCTCGTCCACGAACTTGTCGCCGCGGGCGCGCGCGTGCGCGCGGTCACCCGCACCCCGACCACCGCCGGGTTCCCGTCTCACGTCGAGGCGGTCGGATCGGTGGCCGACGCCCTACCGGGTGCGTCGGCGGTATTCCTCAACTCCCGCGCACTGGGCGAGCAGCTGCCCGGCGTGGTGACCCGGTGCGTGAGCGCCGGAGTCACCAAACTGGTCGCGCTGTCGGCGATCAACGCCGACGACGACTTTTCCCGGCAGCCGTCACGGTTTCGCGGGGACCGCAACAAGGAGGTCGAACGGCTTGCCGTCGAATCGGGCCTGGCCTGGGTGAGCCTGCGGCCCACGGTTTTCGCGACCAACTTCGCCGGCATGTGGTCGGCGCAGATCCACTCCGGCGACGTGGTGTCCGGGCCATACGCGGCGGCCTCGTCCGCGCCGATCGTCGAGAGCGACATCTCGGCGGTCGCCGCGCGGGCGCTGCTGACCGACGAGCTCGTCGGTCAGCGGATCCCGCTGACCGGTCCGCAGGCGTTCACCAACTCCGAGCTGGTCGGGGTGATCGGCGCCGTCCTGGGCCGGCCGCTGCAGTACCGGGAGGTGCCGGAGGATCTGGTGCGGCAACGGTTCATCGGCCTGGGATTCAGCGCCGGCTTCGCCGACGCCTACACGGCGATGCTCGCCGAGACGCTCGACAAGCCCGCCCTGGTCACCCACGACGTAGAGAAGATCCTCGGCCGGCCGGCGATCCCGTTCGCCCAGTGGGTTTCCCAACATCGTGACCTGTTCGCCAGAATCTAG
- a CDS encoding nitroreductase family deazaflavin-dependent oxidoreductase: MSELRPPRYLKPMNRVMMAVQRLGIPTGPALVLTVPGRKSGRPRSTPMTPFDFQGGLYVVAGYPGADWAANARAAGTGTLSQGRRSREVKIVELTAEEARPVLRQFSVKVPVGVAFAKRSGLVRDGTADEFEALAGRLVVFRFEPTTAGR, translated from the coding sequence ATGTCCGAACTACGTCCGCCGCGCTACCTCAAACCCATGAACAGGGTGATGATGGCGGTCCAGCGGCTGGGGATTCCGACGGGTCCCGCCCTGGTGCTGACGGTGCCCGGCCGAAAGTCGGGCCGCCCGCGCAGCACGCCGATGACCCCGTTTGATTTTCAAGGCGGCCTCTACGTGGTGGCCGGCTACCCGGGTGCGGACTGGGCGGCGAACGCCCGCGCCGCCGGCACCGGCACGCTGAGCCAGGGTCGACGGTCCCGCGAGGTCAAGATCGTCGAACTCACCGCCGAGGAAGCGCGCCCGGTGCTGCGACAATTCTCCGTCAAGGTGCCGGTCGGTGTGGCGTTCGCGAAGCGCTCGGGGCTGGTGCGCGACGGCACGGCCGACGAATTCGAGGCGCTGGCGGGCCGGCTCGTCGTTTTCCGATTCGAGCCGACCACCGCGGGACGATAG